In the genome of Chryseobacterium oryzae, one region contains:
- a CDS encoding undecaprenyl-diphosphate phosphatase, with amino-acid sequence MDLIKAIIIAIIEGLTEYLPISSTAHMGFTASLMGMQETEFLKMFQVSIQFGAILSVVVAYWKKFFDFSNLKFYYKLAFAVVPALVLGYFLDDKIEAVLGNQIAISTVLVLGGVVLLFADQWFKNPVIHDEKGISIKKAVTIGFWQCLAMMPGTSRSAASIIGGMTQGLSRKAAAEFSFFLAVPTMLAVTVYSVFVKTWGKGTPNESKGYEMIFSSSENITVFVVGNIVAFIVALIAIKSFIGLLNKYGFKPWGWYRIIVGIGLLVYFYWFK; translated from the coding sequence ATGGATTTAATCAAAGCAATCATCATTGCTATCATAGAAGGGCTTACAGAATATCTGCCAATTTCCTCAACGGCTCACATGGGTTTTACCGCCAGTTTAATGGGGATGCAGGAAACCGAATTTCTAAAAATGTTTCAGGTTTCCATCCAGTTTGGGGCAATATTATCGGTGGTTGTGGCATATTGGAAAAAGTTTTTCGATTTCAGTAATTTAAAATTCTATTATAAACTTGCCTTTGCGGTAGTTCCTGCTTTGGTTTTGGGATATTTTCTGGACGATAAAATAGAAGCCGTATTAGGGAATCAGATTGCCATTTCCACGGTTTTGGTTTTAGGTGGGGTCGTACTTTTGTTTGCAGACCAGTGGTTCAAAAATCCTGTCATTCATGATGAAAAAGGAATATCCATCAAAAAAGCAGTAACCATAGGTTTTTGGCAGTGTCTCGCTATGATGCCCGGAACCAGTAGAAGTGCCGCCTCCATCATCGGTGGAATGACTCAGGGGTTATCACGAAAAGCCGCTGCAGAATTTTCTTTCTTTTTGGCAGTTCCTACGATGTTAGCGGTGACGGTTTATTCAGTTTTCGTGAAAACATGGGGAAAAGGAACACCTAATGAAAGCAAAGGCTACGAAATGATTTTTTCATCTTCAGAAAATATCACCGTATTTGTCGTAGGCAATATTGTGGCATTTATTGTAGCATTAATTGCCATAAAATCCTTCATTGGATTGCTCAATAAATATGGCTTCAAACCTTGGGGGTGGTACAGAATTATCGTAGGAATAGGGCTTTTGGTTTATTTTTATTGGTTTAAATAA
- the rpsA gene encoding 30S ribosomal protein S1: MSKETNSAEVLLNQNVAPEQFDWDSFESGLDADARKEKSDLEEIYNGSLSSLNDNDVITGKVVRLTDKEAIVDIDFKSEGVISLNEFRYNPNLSVGDVVEVMVDRREDKTGQLQLSHRKARTLKAWDKVNELHETGEIVNGFVKSRTKGGMIVDVHGIEAFLPGSQIDVKPIKDYDQFVGKTMEFKVVKINPEFKNVVVSHKALIEADIEGQKKEIIAQLEKGQVLEGTVKNITSYGVFIDLGGVDGLIHITDLSWSRVNHPSEILEDGQTVKVVILDFDDEKTRIQLGMKQLEAHPWDALSADLKVGDKVKGKVVVLADYGAFVEIAPGVEGLIHVSEMSWSTHLRSAGDFVKVGDEVEAEVLTLDREDRKISLGMKQLSKDPWENIEAKYPVGSQHVGTVRNFTNFGVFVELEEGIDGLIYISDLSWTKKIKHPSEFCAVGDKLDVVVLELDIQARRLSLGHKQLTENPWDKFETKYAEGTVHAGKAVEVHDKGASVQFEDAEVEAFCPSRLLEKEDGSKIKKGEEADFKVIEFNKEFKRVVVSHTGIFRDEEKKNVKESANRNVSSSSNNEERSTLGDIDALAELKKKMEGGK; this comes from the coding sequence ATGTCAAAAGAGACAAATTCAGCAGAGGTTTTATTAAACCAAAACGTAGCACCAGAACAATTTGACTGGGATTCTTTCGAATCTGGTCTAGATGCAGATGCAAGAAAAGAAAAAAGTGATCTTGAAGAAATCTACAACGGATCTCTTAGCAGCTTAAATGATAACGACGTTATCACTGGTAAAGTTGTAAGATTAACTGACAAAGAAGCTATCGTAGACATCGATTTCAAATCTGAAGGTGTTATTTCTCTTAACGAATTCCGTTACAATCCAAACTTAAGCGTAGGTGATGTAGTTGAAGTAATGGTAGACAGAAGAGAAGACAAAACAGGTCAGTTACAATTATCTCACAGAAAAGCTAGAACGCTTAAAGCTTGGGATAAAGTAAATGAACTTCACGAAACTGGAGAAATCGTTAACGGTTTTGTTAAATCTAGAACTAAAGGTGGTATGATCGTAGACGTACACGGAATCGAAGCATTCTTACCTGGTTCTCAAATCGATGTTAAGCCTATTAAAGATTACGATCAGTTCGTGGGTAAAACTATGGAATTCAAAGTTGTGAAAATCAACCCTGAGTTCAAAAACGTAGTTGTATCTCACAAAGCATTGATCGAAGCAGATATCGAAGGTCAGAAAAAAGAAATCATCGCTCAGTTAGAAAAAGGACAAGTTCTTGAAGGTACTGTTAAGAATATTACTTCTTACGGTGTATTCATCGATCTTGGAGGTGTTGATGGATTAATCCACATCACAGATCTTTCTTGGTCTAGAGTTAACCATCCATCAGAAATCCTGGAAGACGGGCAAACTGTAAAAGTGGTTATCCTTGATTTTGATGACGAGAAAACAAGAATCCAATTAGGTATGAAGCAATTAGAAGCTCATCCTTGGGATGCTCTTTCTGCTGACTTGAAAGTAGGTGATAAAGTAAAAGGTAAAGTAGTAGTTCTTGCAGACTATGGTGCATTCGTAGAAATCGCTCCAGGTGTTGAAGGTCTAATCCACGTTTCTGAAATGTCTTGGTCTACTCACTTGAGAAGTGCAGGTGATTTCGTAAAAGTTGGTGATGAAGTAGAAGCAGAAGTTCTTACTTTAGATAGAGAAGACAGAAAAATCTCTTTAGGTATGAAACAATTATCTAAAGATCCATGGGAAAATATCGAAGCTAAATATCCTGTAGGTTCTCAACATGTTGGAACTGTAAGAAACTTTACAAACTTCGGTGTATTCGTAGAATTGGAAGAAGGAATTGATGGATTAATCTACATCTCTGATCTTTCTTGGACTAAGAAAATTAAGCACCCATCTGAATTCTGTGCAGTTGGTGATAAATTAGATGTTGTAGTTCTAGAATTAGACATCCAAGCTAGAAGATTATCTCTAGGTCACAAACAATTAACTGAAAACCCTTGGGATAAATTCGAAACTAAATACGCTGAAGGAACTGTACACGCTGGTAAAGCTGTAGAAGTACACGATAAAGGTGCTTCTGTACAATTTGAAGATGCTGAAGTTGAAGCTTTCTGCCCATCTAGATTATTAGAGAAAGAAGATGGATCTAAAATCAAGAAAGGTGAAGAGGCTGATTTCAAAGTAATCGAATTCAACAAAGAGTTTAAAAGAGTAGTAGTTTCTCACACAGGAATCTTCAGAGATGAGGAGAAAAAGAATGTGAAAGAATCTGCTAACAGAAATGTATCTTCTTCATCTAACAACGAAGAAAGATCTACTCTAGGAGATATCGATGCATTAGCAGAATTGAAAAAGAAAATGGAAGGAGGTAAATAA
- a CDS encoding T9SS-dependent M36 family metallopeptidase: MKKVVLPLVIVVLSTLSLKSFAQSNETLIKNYISQNKIKEYKKSDLNEFVIDNVDSSKSLDGDIIKTQQTYKGYPVYNAVATALVKNDKIVYYTDNFIKDYRVAAEATASITPKIALNKIALDVGKAEISNLPIIKFSDAGNNKHLAAKQRLVYVSDESGSLKFAYEFLVHEPKSSNHWSYLIDAQSGNILSKENINLSCSFHEGAYSRDSETYNVLFPQNKEYYNTSKNSLVLSADNASYNVFALPTEAPTFASRSIVTNPWILASSPEGWHSNGLLHYTITRGNNVYAYDDKDDDETTFGLSPDGGSVRNFNFPYDANAKAINNLSASTTNLFYISNMVHDIFYKFGFTESARNFQNNNFGNLGASDDEVFAESQDGGGYNNANFAPYPDGYNPIMQMYLWIASNKRLFYNAPSDAVSRNVVGGYAQFGPELNDVGVTGDVKFASNVTGCTPFPAGEFTGKIGLIERGGGSSCSFPVKVKNAQDAGAIGVIIYNDAANGSTLGIMQGTDPTITIPSILISNSEGTYIKSKLSSNIPVNVDLRLDAKYDGSFDNGIVTHEYGHGISNRLTGSGYNCLNSNQSKEQMGEGWSDFFALMLTNKPGDNASVARGIGTYASGQPITGGGIRPAKYSPNFAINAYTYGNTNGMEYNNGAAIVPNVHSIGFIWATMLWDLNWEYVNKYGYSSDVTSNATSGSARVLQLVTNALKLQACNPTFIDGRNAILAAEMAKTGGADRCMIWRTFAKRGLGVDASAGTKTSINDQTEDFTVPTECVLSTSETESVKNAAISIYPNPAKNEFFINFPKNILGKVNVEIYDMSGKLVTSENKISPDSKKSISTDKLVNGTYMVKVKGLGIDTTAKVIVAK; this comes from the coding sequence ATGAAAAAAGTAGTTTTACCACTTGTAATTGTTGTTTTGTCAACATTATCCTTGAAATCATTTGCACAGTCAAATGAAACTTTAATTAAAAATTATATTTCTCAAAATAAAATTAAAGAATATAAGAAATCAGATCTTAATGAATTTGTTATAGATAATGTAGATTCTTCAAAATCATTAGATGGTGATATAATTAAAACACAGCAAACTTATAAAGGTTATCCGGTTTATAATGCAGTTGCTACTGCTTTAGTAAAAAATGATAAAATTGTTTATTACACAGATAATTTTATTAAAGATTATAGAGTCGCTGCTGAAGCTACAGCTTCAATTACCCCAAAAATAGCCCTTAACAAAATAGCTCTTGATGTTGGAAAAGCCGAAATTTCTAATCTTCCAATTATTAAATTTTCTGATGCTGGAAATAATAAGCATCTCGCTGCTAAACAAAGATTGGTATATGTTTCCGATGAATCTGGTAGTTTGAAGTTTGCGTACGAATTTTTAGTACACGAGCCTAAATCTTCTAACCATTGGAGTTATCTTATAGATGCACAGTCGGGAAATATTTTAAGTAAAGAAAATATTAATCTATCTTGTAGCTTTCACGAAGGAGCTTATAGTAGAGATTCTGAAACTTACAATGTTTTATTTCCTCAAAATAAAGAATATTACAATACAAGTAAAAACAGTTTGGTTTTGTCGGCAGACAATGCTTCGTACAATGTTTTTGCACTACCAACCGAAGCTCCAACTTTTGCTTCGAGAAGTATAGTTACCAATCCCTGGATTTTAGCATCTTCACCAGAAGGGTGGCATTCTAATGGGTTGCTTCATTATACCATAACAAGAGGTAATAATGTCTATGCTTATGATGATAAAGATGATGATGAAACTACTTTCGGATTGTCTCCTGATGGAGGAAGTGTAAGAAATTTCAATTTTCCTTATGATGCTAATGCGAAAGCAATTAATAATTTATCTGCTTCTACTACCAATTTGTTTTATATAAGCAATATGGTGCACGATATTTTTTACAAATTTGGCTTTACAGAATCCGCAAGAAACTTTCAGAATAATAACTTCGGAAATTTAGGAGCAAGTGATGATGAGGTTTTTGCTGAGTCTCAAGACGGAGGAGGGTATAATAATGCTAATTTTGCACCTTATCCTGATGGGTATAATCCAATAATGCAAATGTATCTTTGGATTGCGTCTAATAAAAGGTTGTTTTATAATGCTCCTTCGGATGCAGTTTCACGAAATGTTGTTGGAGGTTATGCGCAATTTGGTCCAGAACTGAATGATGTAGGTGTTACCGGAGATGTAAAATTTGCAAGCAATGTTACAGGTTGTACACCTTTTCCTGCTGGAGAGTTCACAGGAAAAATAGGTCTTATTGAAAGAGGAGGTGGTTCTAGCTGTAGTTTCCCTGTAAAAGTTAAAAATGCTCAGGATGCAGGTGCGATAGGAGTTATTATTTATAATGATGCGGCAAATGGATCTACATTGGGAATAATGCAGGGAACAGATCCTACAATTACAATTCCGTCGATTTTAATAAGTAATTCTGAAGGAACATATATTAAGAGTAAATTATCTTCAAATATACCGGTGAATGTAGATTTAAGACTCGATGCAAAATACGATGGAAGCTTTGATAACGGTATTGTTACTCATGAATATGGACATGGGATTTCCAATAGATTAACAGGAAGTGGGTATAATTGCTTAAACTCTAACCAGAGCAAAGAACAAATGGGCGAAGGTTGGTCAGATTTCTTTGCATTAATGCTAACCAACAAGCCAGGAGATAATGCATCAGTGGCAAGAGGCATAGGTACGTATGCTTCTGGGCAACCTATTACTGGCGGAGGGATAAGACCTGCAAAATATTCTCCTAATTTTGCTATAAATGCTTATACTTATGGTAACACAAACGGGATGGAGTATAACAATGGGGCGGCAATAGTTCCTAATGTTCATTCAATTGGTTTTATTTGGGCAACAATGCTTTGGGATCTTAATTGGGAATATGTAAATAAATATGGATATTCATCCGATGTTACTTCAAATGCCACAAGTGGAAGTGCGAGAGTTTTACAATTAGTAACTAATGCACTAAAACTACAAGCGTGTAACCCAACTTTTATAGATGGAAGAAATGCTATTTTGGCTGCAGAAATGGCAAAGACGGGTGGTGCAGACAGATGTATGATCTGGAGAACTTTTGCTAAAAGAGGTCTTGGAGTAGATGCTTCAGCGGGAACTAAAACAAGCATTAATGATCAAACAGAAGATTTTACAGTTCCTACAGAATGTGTGCTTTCAACTTCTGAAACAGAAAGTGTTAAAAATGCAGCAATTTCAATTTATCCAAATCCAGCCAAAAATGAATTTTTCATTAATTTCCCGAAAAATATTTTAGGAAAAGTAAATGTTGAAATCTACGATATGTCGGGTAAACTTGTTACTTCAGAAAACAAAATTTCTCCCGATTCTAAAAAATCAATTTCTACAGATAAATTGGTTAATGGAACGTACATGGTGAAAGTAAAAGGATTAGGTATCGATACAACAGCTAAAGTTATCGTAGCCAAATAG
- a CDS encoding DUF3098 domain-containing protein, producing MSKKTNKFSAEDFGGNTETPKENNFYFGKENYKWMLIGLACIVLGFLLMMGSDANTVNGKFDPNSWNEDIFSIRRIRIAPLFVVIGFAIEVYAILKRK from the coding sequence ATGAGCAAAAAAACAAACAAATTTTCTGCAGAAGATTTTGGAGGCAATACAGAAACTCCTAAAGAAAATAATTTCTATTTCGGAAAAGAAAATTACAAATGGATGCTGATTGGGCTTGCATGTATTGTGCTCGGATTTCTTTTGATGATGGGTTCGGATGCCAATACAGTAAACGGTAAGTTTGATCCTAATTCTTGGAACGAAGATATTTTTTCCATCAGAAGAATAAGAATAGCACCATTATTTGTCGTGATAGGTTTTGCGATAGAAGTTTACGCTATTTTAAAAAGAAAATAG
- the truB gene encoding tRNA pseudouridine(55) synthase TruB: MTSEQLQSGHIFLLDKPLDWTSFQAVNKLKYKLKREFNLPKKFKIGHAGTLDPRATGLLIVCTGKFTKKIPEIQDAPKEYWAEIKIGVQTESYDTEKPEILQQDYSKVTVEDVKTALDKFLGEIEQKPPIFSAIKIDGNRAYDLARAGKEVEMKSRKTTIHYIKEIEINFPLVSFIVGCSKGTYIRSLAHDIGQELSVGAYLTQLRRTKIGEYSVEDAHKNYLENDFTFLE; this comes from the coding sequence ATGACTTCCGAACAACTACAATCCGGACATATATTTCTCCTGGATAAACCACTTGACTGGACTTCCTTTCAGGCAGTAAACAAACTCAAATATAAACTCAAAAGAGAGTTTAATCTTCCGAAAAAATTCAAAATTGGTCATGCAGGAACCTTAGATCCAAGAGCAACAGGGCTTTTAATTGTCTGTACCGGAAAATTCACCAAAAAAATTCCCGAAATACAGGATGCACCCAAAGAATATTGGGCAGAAATAAAAATAGGCGTACAAACCGAATCTTACGATACCGAAAAACCGGAAATTCTTCAGCAGGACTATTCAAAAGTTACGGTAGAAGATGTGAAAACGGCATTAGACAAATTTTTAGGTGAAATTGAACAGAAACCACCCATTTTTTCCGCCATTAAAATTGACGGAAACCGTGCATACGATTTGGCAAGAGCCGGGAAAGAAGTAGAAATGAAATCCAGAAAAACCACCATTCATTATATTAAAGAGATTGAAATTAATTTCCCTCTAGTTAGCTTTATTGTAGGGTGTTCGAAAGGAACTTATATCAGAAGTCTTGCACACGATATTGGGCAGGAATTGAGCGTTGGAGCATATCTTACTCAGCTTAGAAGAACCAAAATAGGAGAGTATTCTGTTGAAGATGCTCATAAAAATTACCTCGAAAACGATTTTACTTTTTTAGAATGA
- a CDS encoding cell division protein FtsX, whose protein sequence is MAKSVDDFNKKRLRSSNITVVVSIALVLFLLGLMGLILINAQKYSDYLKEQLVVNAYFDENYDAKDSAKIAKLEDDAVQQIQKMESVKHTKYISKKMATAEAKKSLGIDTEALFEDDIYPASVEVALKPEYNDSIKIVNVLKQIKAVPGVVDVKNDSESQQIYDKLNTILQWILGFCVLFLVLAIVLINNSIRLKVFSKRFIIKTMQLVGAKRRFILTPFIKEAVVLGLLGAVIGLLALFGIWYYFTTTIKTPFVQDTNQYIWLVAGVFGVGIFITVLSTIIATWRFLRSNVDDLYYS, encoded by the coding sequence ATGGCTAAATCGGTAGATGATTTTAATAAGAAAAGGCTTAGATCCAGCAATATTACGGTAGTGGTAAGTATTGCCTTGGTCTTATTTTTATTAGGACTTATGGGGCTTATTTTAATCAATGCACAGAAATATTCTGATTATCTTAAGGAGCAGCTTGTTGTAAATGCTTATTTTGATGAAAACTACGATGCTAAAGATTCTGCAAAAATAGCGAAGCTTGAAGATGATGCGGTACAGCAAATTCAAAAAATGGAATCTGTAAAGCATACCAAGTATATTTCCAAGAAAATGGCAACAGCAGAAGCTAAAAAAAGTTTGGGGATAGATACTGAAGCTTTATTTGAAGACGATATTTACCCTGCATCTGTAGAAGTAGCGTTAAAGCCCGAATACAACGATTCCATAAAAATTGTAAATGTACTTAAACAGATTAAGGCAGTTCCAGGCGTTGTAGATGTTAAAAATGATTCAGAATCGCAGCAGATTTACGATAAACTCAATACCATACTGCAATGGATCTTAGGATTTTGTGTTTTATTTTTGGTCTTGGCAATTGTTTTAATCAACAATTCGATACGTCTGAAGGTATTTTCTAAAAGATTTATTATTAAAACCATGCAGCTTGTCGGTGCAAAACGTAGATTTATTTTAACACCATTTATTAAAGAAGCTGTTGTTTTAGGTCTTTTAGGGGCAGTAATAGGATTGCTTGCATTATTTGGAATTTGGTATTACTTTACAACAACCATCAAAACTCCGTTTGTACAGGATACCAACCAGTATATTTGGTTAGTAGCAGGTGTTTTTGGAGTAGGAATATTTATAACGGTTCTAAGTACAATTATTGCGACATGGAGGTTCCTGAGATCTAATGTCGACGATTTATATTATTCATAA
- the rluF gene encoding 23S rRNA pseudouridine(2604) synthase RluF — protein MEKTRINKYLSEMGYCSRRAADKLLEEGRITINGVIPELGTKVSDEDLVEVDGKAIREPQEDHVYIAFNKPIGIVCTTDTHREKNNIVDYINHPKRIFPVGRLDKPSEGLILLTSDGDIVNKILRARNNHEKEYLVRVDKPINPKFLEKMRNGVPILDTVTKKCEVEKIDDMTFRIVLTQGLNRQIRRMCEFLGYEVKKLKRIRIMNIKLDLPVGKWRDLTQEEFSKLSLLLEDSSKTNE, from the coding sequence ATGGAAAAAACACGCATCAACAAATATTTATCCGAAATGGGATACTGCTCAAGAAGAGCGGCAGACAAACTTTTGGAGGAAGGAAGAATTACTATTAACGGAGTTATTCCGGAATTGGGAACTAAAGTTTCTGATGAAGATCTTGTGGAAGTGGATGGTAAAGCTATCCGCGAGCCTCAGGAAGATCATGTATATATCGCCTTCAATAAACCTATCGGGATTGTCTGTACCACAGATACGCATAGAGAAAAAAATAATATTGTAGATTACATTAATCATCCCAAAAGAATTTTTCCTGTCGGAAGGCTGGATAAACCCAGTGAAGGTCTTATTCTTCTCACATCGGATGGAGATATTGTCAACAAAATTCTTCGTGCAAGAAATAATCACGAAAAAGAATATCTTGTGAGAGTAGACAAGCCTATCAACCCGAAATTTCTTGAGAAAATGAGAAACGGTGTTCCTATATTAGACACTGTTACTAAGAAGTGCGAGGTAGAGAAAATAGATGATATGACGTTTCGTATTGTTTTAACTCAGGGTTTAAACAGGCAAATCAGAAGAATGTGTGAGTTTTTGGGGTATGAAGTAAAAAAACTAAAGCGTATTCGGATTATGAATATAAAATTGGATCTTCCGGTCGGCAAATGGCGGGATCTTACCCAGGAAGAGTTTTCTAAACTATCTCTGTTGCTTGAAGATTCTTCTAAAACGAATGAATGA